In a genomic window of Silurus meridionalis isolate SWU-2019-XX chromosome 27, ASM1480568v1, whole genome shotgun sequence:
- the vps37ba gene encoding VPS37B subunit of ESCRT-I a isoform X1 has product MARFGNKLSSYSIAQLSELLEDDEKLNQIVQDLEEVQEVQQNKETILASNRSLAEQNLKLQPRLDHQKNELTKRYRCLQEQFEAFQLRKSTLDHMSGNTSLDTLLALLQAEGAKIEEETENMADTFLDGAVPLDGFIDEYQSKRKLAHLRRVKIEKLQELVLKSPTTVVQVARHPEIASAPAPLQNEPDSAPAPQPRRAPPLPPIKNLSPQSQPAPVMVCPAAPYPPIPPRARQPQPAYPSLCISQYPPPVPQRSAPRMAPQPGFILQ; this is encoded by the exons ATGGCTCGCTTCGGTAACAAGCTGAGCTCCTACTCTATCGCTCAGCTGTCCGAACTGCTCGAAGACGACGAGAAGCTCAACCAAATAGTTCAGGACCTTGAAGAG GTGCAGGAGGTGCAACAGAATAAGGAAACGATCCTGGCAAGCAACCGGAGCCTGGCCGAGCAGAACCTCAAGCTGCAACCCAGATTAGACCATCAGAAGAATGAGCTCACGAAGCGCTACCGCTGCCTGCAGGAACAATTCGAGGCCTTCCAACTTCGCAAGTCCACGCTAG ACCACATGTCTGGCAACACATCTTTGGATACATTACTTGCATTGTTGCAGGCAGAAGGAGCCAAAATAGAGGAAGAAACAGAG AACATGGCTGACACTTTCCTTGATGGCGCTGTACCCCTGGACGGCTTTATCGATGAGTACCAGAGCAAGCGCAAACTGGCTCACCTGCGAAGGGTGAAGATCGAGAAGCTTCAGGAACTGGTGCTGAAATCGCCAACGACGGTTGTCCAGGTCGCTCGTCACCCCGAAATAGCATCCGCACCTGCTCCCCTCCAGAATGAGCCCGATAGTGCCCCAGCACCACAGCCCAGAAGAGCCCCTCCGCTACCCCCCATCAAAAATCTCAGCCCTCAATCTCAGCCAGCTCCAGTAATGGTCTGCCCTGCTGCCCCTTACCCACCAATTCCACCCCGAGCGAGACAACCCCAACCCGCTTACCCTTCTCTTTGCATTTCACAGTACCCCCCACCAGTGCCACAGAGATCTGCCCCTCGGATGGCTCCTCAACCGGGATTCATCTTGCAGTGA
- the vps37ba gene encoding VPS37B subunit of ESCRT-I a isoform X2 yields the protein MARFGNKLSSYSIAQLSELLEDDEKLNQIVQDLEEVQEVQQNKETILASNRSLAEQNLKLQPRLDHQKNELTKRYRCLQEQFEAFQLRKSTLDHMSGNTSLDTLLALLQAEGAKIEEETENMADTFLDGAVPLDGFIDEYQSKRKLAHLRRVKIEKLQELVLKSPTTVVQVARHPEIASAPAPLQNEPDSAPAPQPRRAPPLPPIKNLSPQSQPAPVMYPPPVPQRSAPRMAPQPGFILQ from the exons ATGGCTCGCTTCGGTAACAAGCTGAGCTCCTACTCTATCGCTCAGCTGTCCGAACTGCTCGAAGACGACGAGAAGCTCAACCAAATAGTTCAGGACCTTGAAGAG GTGCAGGAGGTGCAACAGAATAAGGAAACGATCCTGGCAAGCAACCGGAGCCTGGCCGAGCAGAACCTCAAGCTGCAACCCAGATTAGACCATCAGAAGAATGAGCTCACGAAGCGCTACCGCTGCCTGCAGGAACAATTCGAGGCCTTCCAACTTCGCAAGTCCACGCTAG ACCACATGTCTGGCAACACATCTTTGGATACATTACTTGCATTGTTGCAGGCAGAAGGAGCCAAAATAGAGGAAGAAACAGAG AACATGGCTGACACTTTCCTTGATGGCGCTGTACCCCTGGACGGCTTTATCGATGAGTACCAGAGCAAGCGCAAACTGGCTCACCTGCGAAGGGTGAAGATCGAGAAGCTTCAGGAACTGGTGCTGAAATCGCCAACGACGGTTGTCCAGGTCGCTCGTCACCCCGAAATAGCATCCGCACCTGCTCCCCTCCAGAATGAGCCCGATAGTGCCCCAGCACCACAGCCCAGAAGAGCCCCTCCGCTACCCCCCATCAAAAATCTCAGCCCTCAATCTCAGCCAGCTCCAGTAATG TACCCCCCACCAGTGCCACAGAGATCTGCCCCTCGGATGGCTCCTCAACCGGGATTCATCTTGCAGTGA
- the abcb9 gene encoding ATP-binding cassette sub-family B member 9 → MRSTVAVGCVLTFILVDSVVSTILYVQFSGPISFSDNILDFDIQHSVLDLYLVLLGRSCLLIGASVGVLMNQQDGPKRVASMDTLVVLIGLTMLSYALAKLLIFSEMGDLMHDPWFLSLFFWTCISAMGSVFFWKVLSGADVADSGVEERERLVDGGEDEEEEQEGGTREKEVKPRPNSGATLGRLLSYCKKDASLLSLAFFFLLLSAVCEAFIPYFTGKAIDGIVIHKSMEYFFKPMIILTVLAVISSLAIGVRGGMFSLTFARLNIRLRNLLFRSLMHQEIGFFDANHTGDITSRLTADTTQVSDLISQNVNLFLRSFVKAIGFFVFMFGMSWKLSLVTIMGFPYIAVFSKLYGEYYKKLTKEVQTSLAQANKVAEETISAMRTVRSFAGEDHEAESYYGKLLEVFALNKKQAVAYACFMWSSCISELALQVAILFYGGHLVVTDQMSGGTLISFVIYELELGECLESIASVYTGLMQGVGAAEKVFEYIDRKPKHCLDGQVAPDMLQGLVEFKNVTFAYPTRPETDVLKSVSFSIQPGQVTALVGPSGSGKSSCVSLLENFYSPQQGQVLLDGRPIETYQHGYLHSKVALVGQEPVLFARSVEKNIAYGLSSAPGEVVVAAAKKANAHDFVCSLSKGYDTGVGEKGTQLSGGQKQRVAIARALIRNPSVLILDEATSALDAESEHMVQQALNTVMENYTVLVIAHRLSTVQRANTIVVLDNGVVAEQGNHDELMDHHGLYYRLIQRQMLGSDPSTMKLPRPFLELPRNREEDESSGDENVPRY, encoded by the exons ATGAGGTCGACTGTGGCTGTTGGATGCGTCCTTACTTTCATCCTGGTGGACAGTGTGGTCTCCACAATCCTCTACGTCCAGTTTTCTGGTCCAATTTCATTCTCGGACAACATCCTAGACTTTGACATCCAGCACTCGGTCCTGGATCTGTATCTGGTCCTCCTGGGGCGTTCCTGCCTCTTAATCGGTGCGTCTGTAGGCGTCCTGATGAACCAGCAAGACGGCCCAAAGCGTGTTGCATCCATGGACACTCTGGTGGTGCTCATCGGCCTCACAATGCTCTCCTACGCCCTTGCAAAGCTCCTGATTTTCTCCGAGATGGGCGATCTGATGCATGACCCCTGGTTCCTAAGCTTGTTCTTTTGGACTTGCATATCTGCAATGGGTTCTGTGTTCTTCTGGAAAGTTCTGAGCGGTGCAGACGTTGCCGACTCAGGTGtagaagagagggagaggctggtggatggaggagaggatgaggaagaagaaCAGGAGGGCGggacgagagagaaagaggtgaaACCGAGGCCAAATTCCGGGGCCACTCTTGGACGTCTGTTGTCGTACTGTAAGAAGGACGCAAGCCTTCTGTCTCttgcctttttctttctccttctctcagcTGTGT GCGAGGCGTTCATCCCATATTTCACCGGAAAAGCCATCGACGGTATAGTGATCCATAAAAGTATGGAATATTTCTTCAAACCGATGATTATCCTCACTGTTCTGGCCGTCATCAG TTCCCTGGCCATTGGCGTTCGTGGTGGCATGTTCTCACTGACCTTCGCCAGGCTTAACATTCGACTGCGGAACCTGCTTTTCCGCTCGTTGATGCATCAGGAGATCGGATTCTTCGACGCTAATCACACAG GCGACATCACGTCCCGGCTCACGGCGGACACCACGCAGGTGAGTGACCTCATCTCGCAGAACGTCAACCTGTTCCTGCGCAGCTTCGTCAAGGCAATCGGATTCTTCGTTTTCATGTTCGGCATGTCGTGGAAGCTGTCGCTGGTCACCATCATGGGCTTCCCGTACATCGCCGTGTTCTCCAAGCTCTATGGCGAGTATTACAAG AAACTCACCAAAGAGGTGCAGACGTCACTGGCTCAGGCCAACAAAGTGGCAGAGGAGACGATCTCCGCCATGCGGACGGTTCGCAGCTTCGCCGGCGAGGATCACGAGGCCGAGTCTTATTACGGCAAGCTGCTGGAGGTGTTCGCCCTCAACAAGAAGCAAGCCGTAGCCTACGCCTGTTTCATGTGGTCCAGCTGT ATCTCAGAGCTGGCGTTGCAGGTGGCTATCCTGTTTTACGGAGGACACCTGGTGGTGACAGACCAGATGAGTGGGGGAACTCTCATTTCTTTTGTTATCTATGAGCTTGAACTTGGAGAATGTCTGGAG AGCATTGCGTCCGTCTATACAGGTCTCATGCAGGGTGTGGGAGCTGCAGAGAAGGTCTTTGAATATATTGACAGGAAGCCCAAACACTGTCTCGACGGCCAGGTAGCTCCAGATATGCTGCAAGGACTGGTAGAGTTCAAGAACGTGACATTTGCTTATCCTACACGCCCAGAGACCGATGTCCTCAAG aGTGTGTCCTTCAGTATCCAGCCAGGGCAGGTGACAGCTCTGGTGGGTCCCTCAGGCAGCGGTAAAAGTTCCTGTGTTTCTCTGCTGGAGAACTTTTACTCACCTCAACAAGGCCAGGTGCTGCTGGACGGCCGACCAATCGAGACATACCAGCATGGCTACCTTCACTCCAAG GTAGCACTGGTTGGACAAGAGCCGGTCCTTTTTGCTCGTTCTGTAGAGAAGAACATTGCCTATGGTCTTTCCAGCGCTCCTGGGGAAGTCGTAGTCGCAGCCGCCAAAAAAGCCAACGCTCACGACTTCGTCTGCAGCCTCTCCAAGGGCTATGACACGG GAGTCGGAGAGAAGGGAACTCAGCTCTCAGGCGGGCAGAAGCAGAGAGTGGCCATTGCTCGTGCCTTAATCCGAAACCCAAGCGTGCTGATTCTGGACGAGGCCACCAGCGCTCTGGACGCCGAGAGCGAACACATG GTCCAGCAGGCTCTGAATACTGTCATGGAGAACTACACAGTCCTGGTGATTGCCCATCGCTTGAGCACGGTGCAGCGTGCCAACACTATCGTGGTGCTAGACAATGGTGTTGTGGCAGAGCAGGGCAACCACGACGAGCTGATGGATCATCACGGCCTTTACTACAGACTCATCCAGAGGCAGATGCTGGGTTCTGATCCAAGCACCATGAAACTTCCGCGGCCATTTTTAGAGTTGCCTCGGAATCGGGAAGAGGACGAGAGCAGCGGGGACGAAAACGTCCCAAGATATTGA